From a single Leishmania braziliensis MHOM/BR/75/M2904 complete genome, chromosome 28 genomic region:
- a CDS encoding putative RNA polymerase B subunit RPB8 produces the protein MSVDPVILEDTFTVNGVNTEGTVYLRVSRIRCVNQDGSLTITSDINSEEFPVATNDRLTIVLANSLELGGKTGSKYYDHSVYHRETRLNDCDYAMHGRVYGHEVVENGLEVNVHISCGGLLVNIIGKPQGLRDVHYNSDVYILIKRVKN, from the coding sequence ATGAGTGTCGACCCCGTCATTCTCGAGGACACCTTTACGGTAAACGGTGTGAACACCGAAGGCACAGTGTATCTTCGAGTGTCGCGTATTCGCTGTGTTAATCAGGATGGCTCTCTCACAATAACGTCGGACATCAACTCCGAGGAGTTCCCTGTTGCCACAAACGATCGTCTGACGATTGTGCTGGCCAACTCTCTTGAACTGGGGGGCAAGACGGGCAGCAAGTACTACGACCACAGTGTTTATCACCGCGAGACGCGACTGAACGACTGTGACTACGCCATGCACGGCCGCGTCTACGGGCATGAGGTGGTTGAGAACGGCTTAGAGGTGAATGTGCACATTAGCTGCGGTGGCTTACTAGTGAATATTATCGGCAAGCCGCAGGGGCTGCGAGATGTGCACTACAACAGCGACGTGTACATCCTGATTAAGCGCGTCAAGAACTGA